The following coding sequences lie in one Mesotoga infera genomic window:
- a CDS encoding serine protease has translation MAEMSIVDQVSHSTVRIECSLEGGKTSTGTGFFYSFKRSTDTHVPVIITNKHVIHEALTGTLVFTLTRTDGTPDYGRNHTFKVTDFASCWKPHPDDCIDLCAMPIASIIEQASEKGVKPFFTCLDSGLLPRDSEIEDLRSLEEVTMVGYPNGLWDRVNNLPIFRRGILATSFARDWNGKKEFLIDAACFPGSSGSPVMLVNLGSYRVGTTINIGSRVKLLGVLYAGPQHTVTGEVSIVDIPVVQKPISVATIPNNLGVVIKAHLIEDFDGVFK, from the coding sequence TCAATTGTTGATCAAGTGAGTCACAGTACCGTGCGTATTGAATGTAGTCTCGAAGGAGGAAAGACTTCAACTGGAACAGGTTTCTTTTACAGTTTCAAGCGTAGTACAGATACACATGTACCAGTGATAATAACCAACAAGCATGTTATACATGAAGCTTTGACTGGAACTCTGGTGTTCACTCTTACTAGAACTGATGGGACACCTGATTATGGAAGAAATCACACCTTCAAAGTGACTGATTTTGCCAGTTGTTGGAAACCTCACCCCGATGATTGTATTGATTTGTGCGCAATGCCTATTGCTTCCATTATTGAACAAGCATCTGAGAAAGGAGTCAAGCCATTTTTCACATGTCTAGATAGTGGTTTACTCCCAAGAGATTCTGAGATTGAAGACCTGAGAAGCTTGGAAGAAGTAACGATGGTCGGATATCCAAACGGTTTGTGGGACAGAGTGAACAACTTGCCAATTTTTCGACGTGGTATTCTGGCAACTTCTTTTGCAAGAGACTGGAACGGAAAGAAAGAGTTCTTGATTGACGCTGCCTGCTTTCCAGGTTCGAGTGGATCGCCAGTTATGTTAGTTAATCTTGGAAGTTACAGAGTTGGAACCACAATCAATATTGGAAGCCGTGTGAAATTGTTGGGAGTGCTTTATGCTGGTCCGCAACATACAGTGACAGGAGAAGTAAGTATAGTTGACATACCTGTTGTCCAAAAACCTATCTCGGTAGCCACCATTCCGAATAATCTAGGCGTCGTGATAAAGGCGCACTTAATTGAGGACTTTGATGGTGTCTTCAAATAG